One segment of Urocitellus parryii isolate mUroPar1 chromosome 5, mUroPar1.hap1, whole genome shotgun sequence DNA contains the following:
- the Inpp5f gene encoding phosphatidylinositide phosphatase SAC2 isoform X7 yields MVLLKKLGVMLPEQPLPVKCNRIYQIMWANNGDSISRQYAGTAALKGDFTRTGERKLAGVMKDGVNSANRYYLNRFKDAYRQAVIDLMQGIPVTEDLYSIFTKEKEHEALHKENQRSHQELISQLLQSYMKLLLPDDEKFHGGWALIDCDPSLIDATHRDVDVLLLLSNSAYYVAYYDDEVDKVSQYQRLSLEGLEKIEIGPEPTLFGKPKFSCMRLHYRYKEASGYFHTLRAVMRNPEEDGKDTLQCIAEMLQITKQAMGLDVPIIEKKLERKSSKPHEDIIGIRSQNQGSLAQGKNFLMSKFSSLNQKVKQTKSNVNIGTLRKLGNFTKPEMKVNFLKPNLKVNLWKSDSSLETLEHSGVMDNKVQAESDGDMSSDNDSYHSDEFLTNSKSDEDRQLANSLESVGPVDYVLPSCGIIASAPRLGSRSQSISSTDVSIHALSDITVAHGSGLGKGRVSPLKKSPSADNIHILTGFAKPVDIYCHRFVQDAQNKMTELSEIRCVSQQASEEGNHMSNQVSNEETKSESAELIPSRPSQLDVSFSATGPQFLSVEPVHSVIFQKTPGSGSGMLELESGLHVTPSPSESSSSRAVSPFAKIRSSMVQVASITQAGLTHGINFAVAKVQKSPAEPEVVNEVQQKELKNMFTQCQTRIIQI; encoded by the exons CTGAAAAAATTAGGTGTGATGCTCCCGGAGCAGCCATTACCTGTGAAGTGTAATCGAATCTACCAGATAATGTGGGCTAACAATGGTGACTCCATTAGCAGACAGTATGCTGGGACAGCTGCTCTGAAG GGTGACTTTACAAGAACAGGGGAAAGGAAATTAGCAGGAGTTATGAAAGATGGAGTTAACTCAGCAAATAGGTATTACCTCAATCGGTTTAAGGATGCTTATAGGCAAGCTGTTATAG ATTTGATGCAAGGCATTCCAGTGACAGAAGATCTTTATTCCATATTTACTAAGGAGAAAGAGCATGAAGCTTTGCATAAGGAAAATCAGAGAAGCCACCAGGAACTAATTAGTCAGCTCTTACAAAGTTACATGAAGTTACTACTGCCTGATGATGAGAAATTCCATGGGGGCTGGGCACTCATTGATTGTGATCCCAG CCTCATTGATGCTACTCATAGAGATGTGGATGTGCTGCTACTGCTTTCTAACTCTGCCTACTACGTGGCCTA TTATGATGATGAAGTTGATAAAGTAAGCCAATATCAACGATTGAGTCTAGAAGGcctggaaaaaatagaaatag GTCCTGAACCCACACTCTTTGGTAAACCAAAGTTCTCCTGCATGCGACTGCACTACAGATATAAAGAAGCAAGTGGTTATTTCCATACACTGAGAGCTGTAATGCGTAATCCAGAAGAAGATGGAAAAG ATACCCTTCAGTGCATTGCAGAGATGCTTCAGATAACCAAGCAGGCTATGGGATTGGATGTACCTATAATTGAGAAAAAACTTGAGAG GAAGAGCAGTAAACCTCACGAAGACATCATTGGTATCAGATCTCAAAACCAAGGCTCTTTGGCCCAGGGGAAGAATTTTTTAATGAGCAAATTTTCATCTCTAAATCAAAAAGTGAAGCAGACCAAATCCAATGTAAATATTGGCACCCTTCGAAAGTTAGGAAACTTCACGAAACCTGAAATGAAAGTTAACTTtctaaaaccaaatttaaaagtCAATCTTTGGAAATCAGATAGTAGTCTTGAGACTTTGGAACACTCAGGAGTGATGGACAATAAGGTCCAGGCAGAGTCTGATGGGGACATGTCTTCAGATAATGACTCGTACCACTCTGATGAATTTCTTACAAATTCCAAGTCTGATGAAGACAGGCAGCTAGCTAATTCTTTAGAGAGTGTAGGGCCAGTAGATTATGTTCTTCCTAGTTGTGGTATTATTGCTTCAGCACCTCGATTAGGCAGTCGATCCCAGTCTATCAGCAGCACCGATGTTAGCATTCATGCTCTTTCAGACATTACTGTTGCTCATGGAAGTGGGCTTGGAAAAGGCCGGGTGTCTCCTTTGAAAAAAAGTCCTTCTGCTGACAATATACATATATTGACTGGTTTTGCCAAGCCTGTGGATATTTATTGCCACAGATTTGTGCAAGATGCACAAAACAAAATGACGGAGCTATCAGAGATCAGGTGTGTGTCTCAGCAAGCTAGTGAGGAAGGAAATCATATGAGCAATCAGGTTTCTAATGAAGAAACCAAATCAGAATCAGCAGAACTAATACCTTCTCGACCATCTCAATTAGATGTGTCTTTTTCTGCAACAGGCCCGCAGTTTTTGTCAGTTGAACCAGTGCACTCTGTTATATTTCAAAAGACCCCTGGTTCTGGTTCAGGCATGTTGGAACTTGAGTCAGGGCTTCATGTAACTCCTTCTCCTTCAGAGAGCAGTAGCAGCAGAGCAGTCTCTCCCTTTGCAAAGATTCGCAGTTCCATGGTCCAGGTTGCTAGTATTACACAAGCTGGGTTAACCCATGGCATAAACTTTGCAGTAGCTAAAGTTCAGAAGAGTCCTGCAGAGCCAGAAGTAGTTAACGAAGTCCAGCAAAAGgaacttaaaaatatgtttacacAATGCCAGACACGAATAATTCAGATTTAG